The following proteins are encoded in a genomic region of Ammospiza caudacuta isolate bAmmCau1 chromosome 3, bAmmCau1.pri, whole genome shotgun sequence:
- the TOGARAM2 gene encoding TOG array regulator of axonemal microtubules protein 2 yields the protein MAGAVPGAAAPMADPLLTVTPQTATGAKRREEPLRGRGQKDGAFSDPQQSLQEALSMLDSDDWELKKKGLFNIPRLAESHPEVLLCRLREICLAATSEVTNLRSKVSCSAIVTLGELFAILKKDMDSEADEVAAVLLPMVWNSPEFIQKAACQSLGMMVENVTPARAMTVLMDRGVKSRYVQVRKCAAELLLSLMEKMGVTKLAGTPRAERLPHVAGRLAQDCHKDTSYSTVQCQEMENQQGERPSVKEPVKKRNDGSKEPQASLPSSKRVKSAPGGRLLHRPKAQVTLPATVEGRESLQKLYHLLEAKGFQTRMEGVALLLDLCKTSPQLISSNIVQIFDNFVLRINDTHKKVKQQALEVLAEMIGVLEDALNPVMVRLVEGITKNLNSKDPGVHAAAVTALDQSVVHLDEVSLMKELSHQWSKLSGEALLEVTECITVLVEWVHARSPEVVQRYALPVLWSCLENKALPVRSANVCTVVTKLACALCEVMGTQLIKCAESKPPHVQENLSSLLGW from the exons ATGGCGGGTGCcgtgcctggggctgcagcgCCCATGGCCGACCCTCTCCTTACAGTGACCCCGCAGACGGCCACTGGTGCCAAGCGCCGCGAGGAGCCGCTCCGTGGGCGTGGGCAGAAGGACGGAGCATTTTCAGACCCACAGCAGTCCTTGCAGGAGGCACTCTCCATGCTGGACAGCGATGACTG GGAACTGAAGAAGAAGGGACTCTTCAACATCCCACGGCTGGCTGAGTCCCATCCAGAAGTCCTGCTGTGTCGACTTCGTGAGATTTGCTTGGCAGCtaccagcgag gtgaccaacctccggtccaaggtgtcctgctcaGCAATcgtcactctgggagagctctttGCCATCctgaagaaggacatggactccGAGGCAGATGAGGTTGCTGCAGTCCTTCTCCCCATGGTGTGGAACTCCCCAGAGTTTATTCAGAAGGCAGCCTGTCAGAGCCTGGGGATGATGGTAGAGAACGTGACTCCTGCCCGAGCAATGACTGTTCTCATGGACAGgggagtcaa GAGCCGCTACGTCCAGGTGCGCAAGTGCGCGGCCgaactcctcctgtccttgaTGGAGAAAATGGGAGTCACCaagctcgcaggcacccccagggctgagaggctccCACATGTGGCAGGGAGACTGGCTCAGGACTGTCACAAGGACACAAG ctacagcactgtgcagtgtcaa GAGATGGAAAACCAGCAGGGTGAACGCCCCTCTGTCAAGGAGCCCGTGAAGAAGAGGAATGATGGCTCAAAGGAGCCCCAGGCCTCATTGCCCTCTAGCAAACG ggtgAAGTCTGCCCCTGGTGGACGCCTCCTCCACCGTCcaaaagcccaggtcacgtTACCTGCAACTGTGGAAGGAAGGGAGTCACTGCAGAAGCTTTaccatctcctggaagccaaggggtttcagaCACGGATGGAAGGAGTGGCACTCCTCCTAGATctgtgcaaaaccagcccccagctgATCTCCAGTAACATTGTCCAA atttttgataATTTTGTCCTGAGAATCAATGACACCCATAAGAAGGTGAAGCAGCAGGCgctggaggtgctggcagaAATGATTGGAGTCCTGGAAGATGCCCTGAACCCGGTGATGGTCCGTTTGGTGGAGGGAAtaacaaagaacctgaactcaaaggatcccGGGGTTCATGCCGCAGCTGTGACTGCACTGGACCAATCTGTTGTTCATTTAG ATGAAGTGTCACTGATGAAAGAGCTCAGCCACCAATGGAGCAAACTGAGTGGTGAAGCTCTTCTGGAAGTCACAGAGTGCATCACAG TGCTTGTGGAATgggttcatgccaggagccctgaagtGGTGCAGCGCtacgccctgcccgtgctctggtcctgcctggagaacaaggcgCTGCCGGTGCGAAGCGCCAACGTCTGCACTGTGGTCACCAAGCTGGCCTGTGCCCTCTGCGaggtgatgggcacccagctgatCAAGTGTGCTGAGAGCAAGCCTCCACACGTGCAGGAAAACCTCTCCAGCCTTTTGGGCTGGTGA